In one Candidatus Woesearchaeota archaeon genomic region, the following are encoded:
- a CDS encoding fibrillarin-like rRNA/tRNA 2'-O-methyltransferase — protein MKKLYEPCRSKLVAAEKNGLKVKFNWKDVVLYLGASHGYTPSYIAARTGFVFAVEISPYVIQALIEVSKKEGNIAPILADANKPLSYFKRVSGVDVVYQDIAQKNQVEIFLKNVNLFLKNGGIGLLAVKCRSIDVSANPSDVFETVKTALEKYLKIQDYKNLEPYEKDHYMIMCKKE, from the coding sequence ATGAAAAAGTTGTATGAGCCCTGTCGCAGTAAGTTAGTTGCTGCTGAGAAAAATGGTTTAAAAGTTAAATTTAATTGGAAAGATGTTGTATTATATTTGGGCGCGTCTCATGGTTATACTCCGTCATATATTGCAGCGCGAACAGGTTTTGTATTTGCAGTTGAAATTTCTCCATATGTAATCCAAGCACTAATTGAAGTATCTAAAAAAGAAGGCAATATTGCGCCAATTTTAGCAGATGCTAATAAACCATTATCATATTTTAAGCGTGTATCTGGTGTCGATGTTGTTTATCAGGATATTGCGCAAAAGAATCAGGTTGAAATTTTTTTGAAAAATGTAAATCTTTTTTTAAAAAATGGCGGAATAGGATTATTGGCTGTTAAATGTCGCAGTATTGATGTAAGCGCTAATCCATCTGATGTATTTGAAACAGTGAAAACGGCTTTAGAAAAATATTTAAAGATACAGGATTATAAAAATTTAGAACCCT